Proteins from a single region of Primulina tabacum isolate GXHZ01 chromosome 5, ASM2559414v2, whole genome shotgun sequence:
- the LOC142544424 gene encoding uncharacterized protein LOC142544424, with protein MDTMRGLLYVGGYVIIEDGRVGYSIPATRTIKISRSITFSQLVNFVHRKLDIDPSKFCIKLSTKYCYSSLARYNEEHVYITDDDSLQFMFELPTLDCMYLSVDSSPVLQNVSDYDFDAVIPVITQGLGTVGLNEARPSMYHIDEQSGHTYSGIDTGPWDHHITADTEEDYARGMNTTREWDFTSRGWDHHITGPSGVDVAWGSSRTGQLDANIPAPITEHMPEQDDLFGDSSHHVMNSDDDLYATSSDGEDDHHVDNANEGTSARVLMSGATMTENIPIAPEQHLREIPQFFNEVYHEQIPDSFGIPSASRTNFYNPERPELGVKMVFNRKGELIASVKDFSVRVLRREYIVVESSPTIWKVKCKNWSEGGNCGWGLRASFKKILGYFMITKYGGDHTCMSTQVGIDHHNIDVNMIANTLLGIVRCDPAYEIKMCAKSLKRAVELVYGTWESSVTLLPKYMGALSKYNPGTVVEWKHLRPYDHPHKVLNFVFWVFRPCIDGFRHCRNVISVDGTHMYTKYKHKLLIAVTLDANNQVLPLAFALVDEENYESWHWFLGNVARHVTRGCSGVCLISDRHAGITSAVQDLPDFKPPLGVHRFCLRHVCSNFNSRFKNIHLKDLCWEVEIQHQVSKFNATMEAIKTNNAAAFTYLSNIPKEKWSLAHDGGWRRGIMTTNMSECINAKWFGLNPAQLVQPWFTLSEYVNTYDGRFYPMMNNIGMNLHSNYDIMVFVDNGGRLVGAVC; from the exons ATGGATACTATGAGAGGCTTACTGTATGTAGGTGGCTATGTCATTATTGAAGATGGTAGGGTTGGATATAGTATCCCCGCGACAAGGACCATTAAAATCTCTAGGTCTATTACATTTTCTCAATTGGTGAATTTTGTGCATCGGAAGCTGGATATCGACCCATCAAAATTCTGCATCAAGTTGTCAACGAAATATTGTTATAGCTCGTTGGCTCGTTACAATGAAGAGCATGTCTATATCACAGATGATGATAGTCTACAATTTATGTTTGAGTTGCCGACACTGGATTGCATGTACTTGTCTGTTGATTCATCGCCAGTGTTACAGAACGTAAGTGATTACGATTTTGATGCAGTCATACCAGTAATAACGCAAGGTTTGGGAACAGTAGGTTTGAATGAAGCGAGACCTTCTATGTATCACATCGATGAACAGTCAGGGCATACATACTCTGGGATCGACACTGGTCCTTGGGATCACCATATCACGGCTGACACTGAAGAAGACTATGCACGGGGGATGAATACAACACGAGAATGGGATTTTACTTCAAGAGGTTGGGATCATCATATCACGGGTCCATCAGGAGTTGATGTCGCATGGGGTTCTAGCAGAACAGGTCAATTGGATGCAAATATTCCCGCTCCAATTACAGAACACATGCCTGAGCAAGATGATTTATTCGGGGACAGTTCGCATCATGTCATGAATAGCGATGATGATTTGTATGCTACATCAAGTGACGGAGAAGATGATCATCATGTTGACAATGCAAATGAAGGGACATCGGCGCGTGTGTTAATGTCTGGAGCAACAATGACAGAGAACATTCCTATTGCACCGGAGCAACATTTACGTGAAATTCCTCAATTTTTCAATGAAGTCTATCATGAACAAATTCCAGATTCATTTGGTATTCCTTCTGCATCACGAACAAACTTTTACAATCCTGAAAGGCCAGAGCTCGGTGTAAAAATGGTTTTTAATAGAAAAGGTGAGTTAATAGCTTCTGTGAAGGATTTTTCTGTTCGGGTTTTGAGACGTGAATATATCGTTGTCGAAAGTTCTCCGACAATTTGGAAGGTCAAATGCAAGAACTGGTCCGAAGGTGGCAATTGTGGGTGGGGACTTCGAGCATCGTTCAAAAAAATTTTAGGCTACTTcatgatcacaaaatatggtGGTGATCACACATGCATGTCTACCCAAGTCGGTATAGATCACCACAACATTGACGTAAACATGATAGCCAATACACTTTTGGGAATCGTACGTTGTGATCCTGCATACGAAATCAAAATGTGCGCGAAa AGTTTGAAACGCGCGGTGGAGTTAGTCTATGGCACATGGGAAAGCTCTGTAACTTTGCTTCCTAAATATATGGGAGCTTTGTCGAAGTACAATCCAGGAACTGTTGTAGAATGGAAACATCTTCGACCGTATGACCATCCACATaaagttttgaactttgtgtttTGGGTATTCAGACCATGTATAGATGGTTTTCGACATTGTCGCAACGTAATCAGTGTAGACGGTACCCATATGTACACCAAATATAAGCACAAACTACTCATAGCAGTAACATTGGATGCCAATAACCAAGTTTTGCCGCTAGCATTTGCGCttgttgatgaagaaaattATGAGTCTTGGCATTGGTTCCTCGGTAATGTTGCACGACATGTTACAAGAGGGTGTAGTGGTGTGTGCCTTATATCTGATAGACATGCGGGTATAACAAGTGCAGTTCAAGATCTCCCTGACTTCAAGCCTCCTCTTGGTGTTCATCGTTTCTGTTTGAGGCATGTTTGCTCTAATTTCAACAGCAGGTTCAAAAACATTcatttaaaagacttatgttgGGAAGTAGAGATACAACACCAAGTATCAAAATTTAATGCGACAATGGAGgcaattaaaacaaataatGCAGCAGCTTTCACGTATTTGTCAAACATTCCAAAAGAAAAATGGTCATTGGCTCATGATGGTGGATGGCGCCGAGGGATAATGACGACGAACATGTCTGAGTGTATTAATG CGAAATGGTTTGGTTTGAATCCCGCACAGCTTGTACAACCATGGTTTACATTGAGCGAATACGTGAACACATACGATGGAAGATTCTACCCTATGATGAACAATATTGGGATGAACCTACATTCCAATTACGACATAATGGTGTTCGTCGACAACGGAGGCAGGCTG GTAGGTGCAG TTTGTTGA
- the LOC142544992 gene encoding serine/threonine-protein phosphatase 7 long form homolog — MVNDESTEEEVTQYSHCVALMIIGGCMFPDSEGAAVKLMYLQFLEDIEFVNTYSWGSAVLAYLYRELCDTSMSLKVDLCGPVQILQIWVWSRIILLCPDRAQQVSISEEQGLPFPPYGARWRRGFSWTHTAQHSVRIMRDMLDRIVEGQFLWTVYDMESPEVGRILDENSIHLCRSACALINFHIVEMHRPERCLRKFGMRQGIPPPATNFDNFHRLTRQGRNNFDWATYHVDFVEMWNDRYNFVIGGDYVIPGTPAITVDYIGWYYRISQIVLSPPVVPSNIMGYHPVDANYRQFIARLAHVQYPPMWTENEFEPGPSSSNMAYTTPPVVSSLPSYDAGYYTPIVGSFTQFLQSDFRPGMNESRPTFNPSPIPFPQYSDPEGFEVGGNIADTSTSAGQTSTHGDDEQMLGRGRRVIRRPPCGIGGHRYHRH; from the exons ATGGTTAATGACGAGAGCACTGAAGAGGAGGTGACACAATATTCTCATTGTGTTGCATTAATGATCATTGGTGGATGTATGTTTCCGGACTCGGAAGGTGCTGCTGTGAAACTTATGTATTTGCAGTTCCTTGAGGACATAGAATTTGTGAATACGTACAGCTGGGGTTCTGCTGTGTTGGCATATCTTTATAGAGAGTTGTGCGACACATCAATGAGTTTGAAGGTCGATTTGTGTGGCCCAGTTCAGATATTGCAG ATTTGGGTGTGGTCTAGGATTATTCTTCTTTGCCCTGATAGAGCTCAACAGGTATCTATTTCAGAAGAGCAGGGTCTACCATTCCCACCATACGGCGCACG GTGGAGACGCGGATTTTCTTGGACACACACGGCCCAGCATTCGGTCCGTATAATGAGAGATATGCTTGACAGGATTGTAGAAGGACAG TTTCTATGGACAGTTTATGATATGGAGTCTCCGGAGGTTGGCAGAATTCTAGATGAAAATAGCATTCATCTATGTCGGTCGGCATGCGCATTGATTAATTTTCATATCGTTGAGATGCATAGACCAGAGCGGTGTCTCCGAAAGTTCGGAATGCGTCAGGGTATTCCGCCACCTGCTACTAACTTCGACAATTTCCATAGGCTGACTCGACAAGGCCGGAACAACTTCGATTGGGCGACATATCACGTGGATTTTGTAGAAATGTGGAATGATAGATATAATTTTGTGATTGGTGGAGACTATGTCATACCTGGTACGCCCGCCATTACAGTGGACTATATTGGTTGGTATTATCGCATTTCACAGATAGTGCTCTCGCCGCCAGTGGTACCTTCGAACATCATGGGCTATCATCCTGTTGATGCAAACTACCGACAATTTATC GCACGCCTAGCTCATGTGCAATATCCACCGATGTGGACAGAAAATGAGTTTGAACCCGGACCATCATCTTCAAATATGGCATACACTACTCCGCCAGTGGTTTCAAGCTTGCCATCGTATGACGCTGGTTACTACACTCCAATTGTTGGTAGTTTTACACAATTTCTACAAAGTGACTTTCGACCGGGTATGAATGAGAGTCGCCCTACTTTTAACCCGTCGCCCATACCATTTCCACAATATTCTGATCCAGAAGGGTTTGAGGTTGGTGGGAACATTGCCGATACCAGTACATCTGCAGGACAAACAAGTACTCATGGAGATGATGAACAGATGTTAGGTCGTGGACGTAGAGTAATCAGGAGACCACCGTGTGGCATTGGGGGGCATCGTTACCATCGACATTAA
- the LOC142547588 gene encoding transcription factor bHLH62-like isoform X2 yields the protein MEKNRPLILNELNCSFFSPSWEVSLDQNDPFESALSSMVSSPTASSGNYKNGDNTVLKELIGKLGTICNSGEVSPQKTFKFNDSANTSCYSTPLSSPPKPNLLMMENHQFRGNPHIAGSHFPPLPKLVPLSSDPGFVDMAARFSCFGNMGFNEMGSKLDPDKLSRVSSSHSLKFPGSHLMGAQENRDSALRVSACGKKPVGVPANENGEIGDSRENSSVSEQIPCGETGLVAQNDANSRKRKSVQRGKAKETPSSTLTKDANVVKSENSGSNTKRTKSEDGNPNQKQSNDSNSKPLEAPKDYIHVRARRGQATDAHSLAERVRREKISERMKFLQDLVPGCNKVTGKAVMLDEIINYVQSLQRQVEFLSMKLSIVNPRMDINMEALMSKDMFQARGSLPQDVYSTHGYAFQSDAPFQANNFNLALGRNLTGQLPSIESFSQVSSQVSTFWEDDLHSIVQMGFGQNQEPTQTFHGALPTTTHMKVEP from the exons ATGGAGAAGAACAGGCCCCTTATCCTCAATGAGCTGAACTGCAGCTTCTTCAGTCCGAGCTGGGAGGTTTCTTTGGATCAAAATGACCCCTTTGAATCGGCATTGAGTTCTATGGTTTCTTCCCCGACTGCGTCTTCGGGGAATTATAAGAACGGAGACAACACGGTGTTGAAGGAGCTCATTGGCAAACTTGGGACCATTTGTAATTCAGGGGAGGTTTCTCCTCAAAAGACTTTCAAGTTTAACGACAGTGCCAACACTTCTTGTTACAGTACTCCGCTGAGTTCCCCGCCAAAGCCGAACCTTTTGATGATGGAAAATCATCAATTTCGAGGGAATCCGCATATCGCAGGAAGCCATTTTCCTCCTCTTCCGAAATTAGTCCCACTTTCATCTGATCCTGGTTTTGTGGACATGGCTGCAAGATTTTCTTGTTTTGGGAACATGGGGTTCAATGAAATGGGTTCCAAGTTGGACCCGGACAAGCTTTCCAGGGTTTCAAGCAGCCATTCTCTAAAATTTCCGGGATCGCATTTGATGGGAGCTCAAGAAAACAGGGATTCAGCATTGCGAGTTTCGGCTTGTGGGAAGAAACCTGTTGGGGTTCCGGCGAATGAAAACGGGGAAATTGGGGATTCGAGGGAGAATTCTTCGGTTTCTGAACAGATCCCTTGTGGGGAAACTGGTTTGGTTGCTCAGAATGATGCCAATTCAAGGAAGAGGAAATCAGTTCAGAGGGGGAAAGCTAAAGAAACACCTTCATCCACTCTTACTAAAGATGCCAAT GTTGTTAAATCAGAAAACAGTGGTTCAAATACAAAAAGAACCAAATCTGAAGATGGTAATCCGAATCAAAAGCAGTCGAATGATAGTAATTCAAAGCCTTTGGAGGCTCCAAAGGACTATATTCATGTGAGGGCTAGAAGAGGGCAGGCTACAGATGCTCACAGTCTTGCTGAAAGA GTTCGAagagaaaagatcagtgaaagAATGAAATTCTTACAAGATCTTGTGCCAGGTTGCAATAAGGTGACTGGAAAAGCTGTGATGCTAGATGAGATTATCAATTATGTGCAATCTTTACAGAGGCAAGTTGAG TTTCTTTCGATGAAATTGTCTATTGTCAATCCAAGAATGGACATCAACATGGAAGCTCTCATGTCCAAGGAT ATGTTTCAAGCTCGCGGATCTTTGCCTCAGGACGTTTATTCAACACATGGCTATGCTTTTCAATCTGACGCACCTTTCCAGGCGAACAATTTCAATCTGGCATTAGGCCGAAACCTAACCGGTCAATTGCCTTCTATAGAAAGTTTTAGCCAAGTTTCCTCTCAA GTTTCGACGTTCTGGGAGGACGACCTCCACAGCATTGTGCAGATGGGATTTGGCCAAAATCAAGAACCAACTCAAACATTTCACG GGGCTCTCCCCACGACGACTCACATGAAAGTCGAGCCGTGA
- the LOC142547588 gene encoding transcription factor bHLH62-like isoform X1 has translation MEKNRPLILNELNCSFFSPSWEVSLDQNDPFESALSSMVSSPTASSGNYKNGDNTVLKELIGKLGTICNSGEVSPQKTFKFNDSANTSCYSTPLSSPPKPNLLMMENHQFRGNPHIAGSHFPPLPKLVPLSSDPGFVDMAARFSCFGNMGFNEMGSKLDPDKLSRVSSSHSLKFPGSHLMGAQENRDSALRVSACGKKPVGVPANENGEIGDSRENSSVSEQIPCGETGLVAQNDANSRKRKSVQRGKAKETPSSTLTKDANVVKSENSGSNTKRTKSEDGNPNQKQSNDSNSKPLEAPKDYIHVRARRGQATDAHSLAERVRREKISERMKFLQDLVPGCNKVTGKAVMLDEIINYVQSLQRQVEFLSMKLSIVNPRMDINMEALMSKDMFQARGSLPQDVYSTHGYAFQSDAPFQANNFNLALGRNLTGQLPSIESFSQVSSQVSTFWEDDLHSIVQMGFGQNQEPTQTFHAGALPTTTHMKVEP, from the exons ATGGAGAAGAACAGGCCCCTTATCCTCAATGAGCTGAACTGCAGCTTCTTCAGTCCGAGCTGGGAGGTTTCTTTGGATCAAAATGACCCCTTTGAATCGGCATTGAGTTCTATGGTTTCTTCCCCGACTGCGTCTTCGGGGAATTATAAGAACGGAGACAACACGGTGTTGAAGGAGCTCATTGGCAAACTTGGGACCATTTGTAATTCAGGGGAGGTTTCTCCTCAAAAGACTTTCAAGTTTAACGACAGTGCCAACACTTCTTGTTACAGTACTCCGCTGAGTTCCCCGCCAAAGCCGAACCTTTTGATGATGGAAAATCATCAATTTCGAGGGAATCCGCATATCGCAGGAAGCCATTTTCCTCCTCTTCCGAAATTAGTCCCACTTTCATCTGATCCTGGTTTTGTGGACATGGCTGCAAGATTTTCTTGTTTTGGGAACATGGGGTTCAATGAAATGGGTTCCAAGTTGGACCCGGACAAGCTTTCCAGGGTTTCAAGCAGCCATTCTCTAAAATTTCCGGGATCGCATTTGATGGGAGCTCAAGAAAACAGGGATTCAGCATTGCGAGTTTCGGCTTGTGGGAAGAAACCTGTTGGGGTTCCGGCGAATGAAAACGGGGAAATTGGGGATTCGAGGGAGAATTCTTCGGTTTCTGAACAGATCCCTTGTGGGGAAACTGGTTTGGTTGCTCAGAATGATGCCAATTCAAGGAAGAGGAAATCAGTTCAGAGGGGGAAAGCTAAAGAAACACCTTCATCCACTCTTACTAAAGATGCCAAT GTTGTTAAATCAGAAAACAGTGGTTCAAATACAAAAAGAACCAAATCTGAAGATGGTAATCCGAATCAAAAGCAGTCGAATGATAGTAATTCAAAGCCTTTGGAGGCTCCAAAGGACTATATTCATGTGAGGGCTAGAAGAGGGCAGGCTACAGATGCTCACAGTCTTGCTGAAAGA GTTCGAagagaaaagatcagtgaaagAATGAAATTCTTACAAGATCTTGTGCCAGGTTGCAATAAGGTGACTGGAAAAGCTGTGATGCTAGATGAGATTATCAATTATGTGCAATCTTTACAGAGGCAAGTTGAG TTTCTTTCGATGAAATTGTCTATTGTCAATCCAAGAATGGACATCAACATGGAAGCTCTCATGTCCAAGGAT ATGTTTCAAGCTCGCGGATCTTTGCCTCAGGACGTTTATTCAACACATGGCTATGCTTTTCAATCTGACGCACCTTTCCAGGCGAACAATTTCAATCTGGCATTAGGCCGAAACCTAACCGGTCAATTGCCTTCTATAGAAAGTTTTAGCCAAGTTTCCTCTCAA GTTTCGACGTTCTGGGAGGACGACCTCCACAGCATTGTGCAGATGGGATTTGGCCAAAATCAAGAACCAACTCAAACATTTCACG CAGGGGCTCTCCCCACGACGACTCACATGAAAGTCGAGCCGTGA